In Treponema sp. OMZ 798, the following proteins share a genomic window:
- a CDS encoding exodeoxyribonuclease III, whose product MNSIISWNVNGIRAVEKKGFLDWLNTENPDVLCVQETKAAKPQLSKELTEPDLPNGKYFAYWASAKKAGYSGTAIFTKKEPLQVRTMGLKEFDDEGRVLVADFDKISIISAYFPNSQDGGARLGYKLDFCAAILEFCDSIQKKGNNVILCGDYNIAHKPIDLANPKSNEKNPGYLPEERAWMDEFTSSGYSDTFRHFCQEPAKYTWWSYRFRAREKNIGWRIDYHCVNDSFLPKIKDSIILDGVMGSDHCPVKLIY is encoded by the coding sequence ATGAATTCGATTATTTCATGGAATGTAAACGGCATTAGGGCTGTAGAAAAAAAAGGCTTTTTGGATTGGCTAAATACCGAAAACCCGGATGTACTTTGCGTACAGGAAACAAAGGCAGCAAAGCCTCAACTCAGCAAGGAGCTTACGGAACCGGATCTCCCGAACGGAAAATATTTTGCCTATTGGGCTTCTGCAAAGAAGGCAGGCTATTCGGGAACTGCCATTTTTACAAAAAAAGAACCCTTGCAGGTAAGAACCATGGGTTTAAAGGAATTTGATGATGAAGGAAGGGTCTTGGTAGCCGACTTTGACAAGATTTCTATTATTTCGGCTTATTTTCCCAACTCGCAGGACGGAGGAGCCCGCCTAGGCTATAAGCTTGACTTTTGTGCAGCCATCCTCGAATTCTGCGATTCAATTCAAAAAAAAGGAAACAACGTAATCCTTTGCGGCGACTACAACATAGCCCATAAGCCGATAGACCTTGCAAACCCCAAGAGCAACGAAAAAAATCCGGGCTACCTTCCCGAAGAAAGGGCCTGGATGGATGAGTTTACCTCATCAGGTTATTCGGACACCTTTAGACATTTTTGCCAAGAACCTGCAAAATATACATGGTGGAGCTACCGCTTTAGAGCCAGAGAGAAAAATATAGGCTGGCGTATAGATTACCATTGTGTAAACGATTCTTTTTTGCCTAAGATAAAGGATTCTATTATTTTGGACGGAGTAATGGGCTCGGATCACTGCCCCGTCAAATTGATATATTAA
- a CDS encoding DUF362 domain-containing protein encodes MAYKISNECTNCAACESECPVNAISEAGGKHVIDADTCISCGACAGVCPVEAISEE; translated from the coding sequence ATGGCTTATAAAATTTCTAACGAATGCACGAACTGTGCCGCGTGCGAAAGTGAATGCCCCGTAAACGCTATCAGCGAAGCCGGCGGCAAACATGTGATTGATGCAGATACATGCATCAGCTGTGGTGCTTGCGCAGGTGTTTGTCCTGTTGAAGCAATCTCAGAGGAATAA